The DNA sequence TTATGGGTTCAATTTCCTGAAAAGGCGAGTTAAGAATTTTTAGTTCTCCTTCTTTTATATAGAAGTTTCTTTTTATATAGAATATTTCGCCTGTACGAATTTTTGCAGATCCTGACATTTCAAATTTTTCCGTGCTTGTGTCAAGGTTTAGGTTAAAAGGCTCACTTTCGGTATAAGCTAGGGCTCTTAAAAAAGGTAAGTCAGTTGATGGATACCTAAATTCGGATTTTTTTCCCAAATTTAAATTTAGATTCATGTAAAAAGCAGTTGTAGCGTTTCCGTCTGATTTTTGCTCACTTTGTTTTTGCAGATCAGCAAATGGAACCGAAAAATAGCCCTTGTCAAAATATGCGTCTCCTTCAAGAGTAACCAGTTTAGGATTTATTTCAAGCCTTATTTTTCCTTCAGCTCTTCCGTCCGCATGAAAAGCTCTATTTTTTGTTTTTATTAAGCCTTGTGTGTTTTCAAGGACTCCGCAGTCTACGGTAGTATAATATGGAATCCATCCGATAAATTCCGACGAAGCCTCACCCCATAGGCTTCCGATTTTTCCGTGAAGAATAGTATATGGTACGGATATAAGGGTTCCGTTAAATTGTATGGGAATTTCGACAGGACCATAGGTATCGGGAGAATATCCGGGTGAGGTACAGAACACCTTTTCTCCTTTAAGAGTCCCGTAAAACAGAGGGTCTTTTTGAGTGCCGCTTATTTGGAGATCGCCTTGAACATTGCCGCCTGAGAATTTTATAATATTGTTATTCGGTATAAGGTTTATAACCTTTGCAAGGTCGATACCTATATTTGATACGGAAAGATTTATATTATCCTGTGACAGGTTACCGTCAACGTTTAAATGGAGCGGTAAAGATTCGTCTATATGGAGGGACACAAGCCCGTCATCTGTTTTAAAACCGTATATTTCGTCATTGTCACCTGCATACAGGGCTATAATACTTGGTTCTTTTACCAATGAAGCCTTGATGCTTCCTTCTCCCTTTTGACCGGCGAGGATCCAATCGGATATTTTCATGTCAATAGTAAAATGAGAAGTCAAACCGATAGTGTTTTCGATTATGTTTTGGTTCTCCGTATTTTTTTTATCTGCTGTAGATGTAAAATTAAATGAAAAAGAAGCTTTTGTATCCGGATTTTCTTGGCTGTCTTGCTTTTTTGTTTCTGCTTCATATAAGAATGTAAGAGCTCCTTTTTGCTCTGAAGGATTTATAAAAGCTTCAATGTTATCAATCTTATGAATTCCCCACTTAAAGGATGATTCATAAAGATTCATCTTATCGTTATCGATAAAGGCAGAGGCCTTTCCCTCAAGATTTTTACCGTTTAAATTAAATGACATATTTTTTAAGTCGGCTTTTACCGAAAGAGAATCTTTATTCCCCAGAAATATAAATTCTGCTCCTATTTTATTTTCAGGTTTTTGTTTTTTTAAAAAACGGTTAAGGGATATATCTTTTATTTTACATGTTCCGTCAAAGTAAATTTTATCCGAAAGCGTAAATAGTGAATTGAAAATAAAGCTCTCTGTTTTGTTTTTATCTAAGAGAGAAAGATTGGATGCGTATTGACTAATATTTTCGTCTGAAGAAGGAATTAAATTAAAAGCTGCAGTTCCTTCAAGCTGCTTATTTTTTATTCCGGCTTTTACATTATGAAAAAAAACTTCTGTAGGTTTTGCATAACCTTCCGCATAAAATTCAAGGCCCTCATCGGTTTTTGTAATATCGGTTCCAAGATATTCCAATTTTGCGTAATTGCAGGTAAGCTCCCAATTTTTATTATTGTTAAATTCAAAAGAAGTATCGGCAGAAAAAAGAGAATCTATAAACGGCACGGGAAGTTCTTTTACCTGTATAGTTCCTTTTAATTTTTTTTCGGCCTCCTTTAGAATATTTACGTTTAGATTATAATCTCCGTAAATGCTTATCATTTCATCAGTCAAGAGGCCTGAAACCTTATAGCTTATATCGTTTAAGGTTAAAAGCGAATCAAAAATCATACTGTCTTTTTCAAAGGCTGAATTTATGTTTCCTCGTAGATTCATATTATTAAAAAGAACGTCGATATCGCTTATGTTAAGAGAAGATTCGTTCCCTTGCAGAGAAAACAAGCTATAAAATCCGTTTTTAGATTTTGATGCAAGAACAGCCTGTATTATATTATACGAAAAGTGTTCAAGGTCGCTTGATATATAAAATTCACTTGTCATTTGAACGGGGGCGATTGAAGCCTCCAATAAATTTTGCATGGGAACTGTTAAGTCCGTAAAAGAAACCGCTCCATTGTAAATGTTTTCAATACTGATGCTGTCTATAGTTCCATGAAGCTCTAAATAACCTTTATTTTTGTCGGATGATCCGTTTTTTGAAGGATGAGTCCATGTCCCGTCAATACTGAAACCTCCGCTAGAATCCTTTCCGGAAAGATATATATCCGTTTTTCCCGTTTTTTTATCCAGTAAGCCCTGTATGTTTTCTAACGAGGCCTTGCCGATGTCGGCACGGGGAATTTTTAAAAATATTTTATTTTTATTTGAAGAGACGTTTAGGTTCATCGCCATATTTTCACCGGATGGTAATTTAAATTTTGAAATGTTTAAATAAAAATTAGGTAAAATTTCTTTTATTTTGTAGGAGCCTTGTGCAGATAAATTTATATCGGAATTAGTTAATTTTAAATTTTTAAGGTTTATAAGGTC is a window from the Treponema denticola genome containing:
- a CDS encoding translocation/assembly module TamB domain-containing protein, producing the protein MKNIKKIRIIEIIIFLAIVVSSLIVFYPAAKALEKELVYVRDKLIKTVEDEFEIKITYESISPSFFDRIKIRDVTIYNAATNEKIAHFSLLYIDYRLTSLIKKDFTSVIASLGVYDGIIDFNIEKNKNILKKFNTEDRAEELITTNQKTETDTASSLDMLKIIEAVSQKIKNTKPVKLELKNIALNYSNKSSNIDFYTSSGKLTLDSGKIDVYINSSLRYSNFMQTNFPDLSTLININGSFYPGNMSASSILNFSDIKMGNIYIDKFSLFASYLDKTASITTMQDIQPIDVKISWNLAENAGSINLECNDLKPLLAVSSPEGTNILKELKDAAFTGQFNLSFSRPEKLLWDTAFSIKLPKFQIAGNKIEKSVLSFKADGTDDLINLKNLKLTNSDINLSAQGSYKIKEILPNFYLNISKFKLPSGENMAMNLNVSSNKNKIFLKIPRADIGKASLENIQGLLDKKTGKTDIYLSGKDSSGGFSIDGTWTHPSKNGSSDKNKGYLELHGTIDSISIENIYNGAVSFTDLTVPMQNLLEASIAPVQMTSEFYISSDLEHFSYNIIQAVLASKSKNGFYSLFSLQGNESSLNISDIDVLFNNMNLRGNINSAFEKDSMIFDSLLTLNDISYKVSGLLTDEMISIYGDYNLNVNILKEAEKKLKGTIQVKELPVPFIDSLFSADTSFEFNNNKNWELTCNYAKLEYLGTDITKTDEGLEFYAEGYAKPTEVFFHNVKAGIKNKQLEGTAAFNLIPSSDENISQYASNLSLLDKNKTESFIFNSLFTLSDKIYFDGTCKIKDISLNRFLKKQKPENKIGAEFIFLGNKDSLSVKADLKNMSFNLNGKNLEGKASAFIDNDKMNLYESSFKWGIHKIDNIEAFINPSEQKGALTFLYEAETKKQDSQENPDTKASFSFNFTSTADKKNTENQNIIENTIGLTSHFTIDMKISDWILAGQKGEGSIKASLVKEPSIIALYAGDNDEIYGFKTDDGLVSLHIDESLPLHLNVDGNLSQDNINLSVSNIGIDLAKVINLIPNNNIIKFSGGNVQGDLQISGTQKDPLFYGTLKGEKVFCTSPGYSPDTYGPVEIPIQFNGTLISVPYTILHGKIGSLWGEASSEFIGWIPYYTTVDCGVLENTQGLIKTKNRAFHADGRAEGKIRLEINPKLVTLEGDAYFDKGYFSVPFADLQKQSEQKSDGNATTAFYMNLNLNLGKKSEFRYPSTDLPFLRALAYTESEPFNLNLDTSTEKFEMSGSAKIRTGEIFYIKRNFYIKEGELKILNSPFQEIEPIISLRAEIKDKMADGQPLTINLTAKDQHLDLERFRPVITTSPPMAMSDSDTMNLMGQVALGDLKNGNILKETLRNTSDILTNMGIMKKVEQEVRDFLHVDVFSLRSLLIQNVILENLFRSSKDKPLTIGNYFDNTSVYIGKYFGSAIYADAMLHLSYYDPLSAKTDVVRKSVYENLLFQPEIGFEMNTPFFQLRWHIAPSNLDSLFVSDTGLTLSWKFSY